A DNA window from Porites lutea chromosome 6, jaPorLute2.1, whole genome shotgun sequence contains the following coding sequences:
- the LOC140940913 gene encoding uncharacterized protein: MAEGGQSSLDEEESDEEIRSLVFLACTGEITLEQLKKRGDAKLRGKEYQKGFAIYSIALNCPIMGSTDVTIIAEQLYRKRAECLFKMGKYFEAIKDCEQAIEIADETNGSSLLSKSLFIKTTAIQNLGDYVNALPFAVWCKHLRPEVIQ; the protein is encoded by the exons ATGGCAGAGGGTGGACAATCTTCGTTGGATGAGGAGGAAAG tgatGAGGAGATAAGGAGTTTAGTCTTTCTCGCCTGTACG GGTGAAATTACCTTAGAACAGCTGAAGAAGAGAGGAGATGCTAAGCTTCGTGGCAAGGAATATCAGAAAGGATTTGCTATTTATTCCATAGCTCTCAATTGCCCCATTATGGGCTCCACAGATGTCACAATCATCGCTGAACAACTCTATCGCAAGAGAGCAGaatgtttgtttaaaatg GGCAAATATTTCGAGGCTATTAAAGACTGTGAACAAG CCATTGAAATTGCAGACGAAACCAATGGTAGCAGCCTATTGAGCAAGTCTCTTTTCATCAAGACGACCGCAATACAAAATCTTGGTGACTATGTGAATGCCCTGCCCTTTGCTGTGTGGTGCAAACATTTAAGACCAGAGGTAATTCAGTAG
- the LOC140940916 gene encoding ATP-dependent DNA helicase RecQ-like — protein sequence MAEDVEGFDSAVQNACQVFGVETLFPEQFKALKTFVYGTDVLLNLPTGFGKSLVFQMAPLVHAELSRGRDGFAANPVIIIISPLVSLMEDQTSYLRKCGISACSIGEDKVLDMRIEKGECCVVFSSMLHFLRAL from the coding sequence atggcggaagatgTGGAAGGTTTCGATTCAGCCGTGCAAAACGCTTGCCAAGTTTTTGGCGTGGAAACACTGTTCCCCGAACAGTTCAAAGCGCTTAAAACGTTTGTTTATGGTACTGACGTCCTTCTGAACTTGCCAACGGGGTTTGGAAAGTCTCTTGTGTTCCAGATGGCTCCTTTAGTTCACGCCGAGTTATCACGAGGCCGCGATGGATTTGCAGCGAACccagtaataattataatatccCCTTTAGTGAGCCTCATGGAAGATCAAACAAGTTACTTACGGAAATGTGGCATCTCAGCTTGCTCGATAGGAGAGGATAAGGTACTTGACATGAGGATTGAGAAAGGAGAGTGCTGCGTGGTATTTTCTTCCATGCTTCATTTCTTACGCGCGTTGTGA